The Intestinibaculum porci DNA window CAGCCCATTTACTTAATATTTCATCTCTAAGTCCAACAGATTCCTTAATTGGAACATTAATCGTCTTTGTTTCTCCTTCCACTGTAACTGTAAATGAATTTGTCTCATTCTTTTTCACGTTATAAAAAGAGGCCGATAATTTTACTGTTCCCTTAATATTTGAACGATCATTTACATAATCTGTGAAGGTGACTTTAATTGTTCCCCCACCAGAAGTATTTGGTGAAACAACTGCCTTTGCCATAACACTTCCATTTGGGGCATAAAGATCAAAATTACAAGCTTCACTTGTTGTTGGAAATTTAAAATTGTTAGGCAGGGTTATTGTGAAATAATCCCCTTCTTTTAATGAATTACCATAAGCACTCGCATCCCAAGCGATTGCGAGCTGCACACGATTATAGCTATAAAAGCCATCTTCTGGTGTTTTACCGTCAGTTGTTGTTAAATTAAAGTCTGTGACTTTAATGTTAGTAAGTTCAGTAGCATCTTCAGCTTTGACAAATCCTGTATTGTCCATGAGAGCTAAGGCCAATACAAAAAGAATAGCTAAGCTATTAACGGAGATACGTTTTAAATTACTTCGCGTCATAAATATCCTCCATTTTCATGAAAGTTTCCACACAAAATTCATCTCCTTTCGAGTGTAAAAGGAAACTTTCATTATCACTTTCAGCTTATATCACATTATTAATGATCTCAAATTATTTTTTTAATTTCAAATAGGAGCTTTAACATATTTTCATATTTTAAAATTATTTTTATACGATTTCATAGGATCTTTTGCAATATTCTTGAACTATTATTGATTTTTCTATTATATTGTGACTCAAACTATTTATGGATATTTCTCCGCTTTTTTAAAATTGATATAACTTCTTATTCCTTTATTTAGTTCTTAAAAACGCAAAAAAAGAAGTGCATCAGTTGCACTTCTCTGGTAGTAGTACGTAGAAGTATGATTTGTGACTACCGTAGATATTATACAATAAAAATTATATAAATTTAATATATTATACTATTTTTTTAAATAAATCTTATTCAAATCCCATTGCTTATTCCAGTCAAAGCTACTGGTATAAACAGTCATAGTATCTTTCCAAGATTTAACAGTCCCTTTGGCAACACTCATTTCTGTCTTGCCATCTTTATTGAAATTAATATATTTCAAATAAGGATTAGCGTATTTAGTGGAATCTTTGGTATCAATGTACTTATAAACCGTATAAGCTGGTTTCTTTTTATTTTTTGTATCTAATAAGCCACAAGCTAAACCATTCTTGGCTTCTTCTGGATGATCATTTAAGCGATAATAGTTGAAGCTTTTCACAAATGGCATTTGTGCAACTTTATAATAAACCTGAGCTAAAGTGGCTGCTTGTTCGTTTAACCCTTGCGTAGTGCCTTTTGAGGAAGAAGCACCACTTTCAGTTAAATAAACACTGCGCTGTTTACCCTTATATAGGAGATCAGGCTGTGATAAATACTGATTCCATAATTCAAAGTTGGAGAAAGTAATCTGTGGTGATGTTTTATAGTTACCTGTTAAAGCTTTATAATTGACATCACTAGCAGCTAGATTACTTTTCGTATTCACTGTTCCATAACAGTGTGGTCCGATTGCCCAGTCATAGGCTCCTCTAGCATTAGTATAAGAAGCTAACCAGTTAACCATATCTTTAGGAGCTAAGGAAGCACCAGGACATTCTTTAAACATTTCGCCGGCACTCTTGGCCCAGTAATGCGTAAATGGAACAGCAACATTCACATCAGCTGCATATTTCTTAATAGCTAAGTTAGATAAACGTAAAGCACGAGAGTATTCTTCCATGAAGGTATTTAAATCATCACAATCATAGAAGTAATGCGTAAAGTCAATCTCATTAGAAATGACATATGTCGAAATTAATCCAGTCGCCGCTGACTGAGAATAACGATGAGCTAAGAATTCCATCATGGCAATATACTGATCTCTGCCAGTATCATTAGATGTATTCGTCCCCATTAAAATAGTACTCTTCGGCGAGTTATAACGTAATGACTGAGAGAATAAGTTCATATCATTATTTTTCCAGGCATTACATACAGCGATCACGTTCATACCTGCCTGACTAGATGCTTTTACAACGCTATCAATACTATCTACATTAGCTTTATTGAAATAATATGTTTTACCATTTACTTTCATTGAATAAGCATCGGCTGGATGCGTATTCGCATAAAGTAATGTTCCTAAATCTAGATTCATTGTAACTGAATTAGCACCTAAATCTTTCGCATAATTTAAGTTAGTACTGTTTTCATTAAATAAGCCTTTAATAGACTTTTGTTTTAAAGCTATATTCTGCTTTTCGGATGCAATATTTGTAGCATAGAATGGACCATACAATAATTTATTTTTTTGAATGACATAATACTTGTTATATAAACCATCATAACCATGCGTATTATATCTTTTGACTGTTAATGTTTCACTTTTACCACAGTTATAATCACCTACCAGAGTACCAGTAGACTTCACCTCTTTACTAATACCTCTGATGTGATCATCATTGCAATACTGATTGGCTCCATAAGCATAGACTTTCGCCTTTCCGCCACTGCCAATCCCCTTTAACTGTATGATAACCTGATCTTTTGAAACGGTAGCGGTGGCTTGTCCTAATTGCTTTAACGGTGTGGTGTTCACTTGTTTTTTATCCCTTGGATAAAAACAAGCCAAAGCAACGGCAATGACAATAACGACCCCTACGACTGCAAATACTTTCTTTTTCATAGTGTTCTCCTATCTTCATAAAATATCATTACTAGTATAAAAAAGCGGGGGATCTTATGTCAATCCCCCACCTGCACTATTTACGATAAATATTGGACCATTTCCATTTTTTATTCCAGTTGACTTTTGTTTTATAAACTCCCATAGCATCTTTCCATGATTTCAGTTTCTTTCCCGATACTTTGGTTTTGCCATTCTTATAGTAGCTTACATATTTCAGATATTTCTTAGTCTTACTATTAGATGATTTAGTATCAATAGCTTTATAAATATTGTAAACTGGCTTCTTTGATCCATTAGGCTTTAATAAGCCACATGTTAAACTATTTTTAGCTTCTTCTTCGTTATCCTGTAAACGATAATAGTTATAAGACTTGACAAACTTTAAGTTAGCCACCTTATAGTATGCCTGAATAAGGGAAGCAGCTTGTTCATTAAAACGTGCAGTAGCTTTCATATTTCCTGAAGAAGCACCACTTTCCGTCAGGTACACACTTCTTTGCTTTCCTTTATATTTTAATGCACTTGTAGATAAGTACTGATCTAAGATTTCAAAGTTGGTGAAGGTTAATTCTTTTGAGGTCTTATAGTTTCCATTGATCGCACCTGTTTTGGTATCATAGTAAGCCTGATTAGACTTCGTATTAATAACACCATATGGATGTGGTGCAATTGCCCAATCAAAAGCACCTCTGGCATTGGTATATTTAGCTAACCAGTCTAACATCTTTTTCGGTGCAAATGATGGACTTGGACATTCTTTATAAACCTGTCCGGCACTTTTTGCCCAGTAATGAGTGAATGGAACAGCGACGTTGGCATTTGACGCATATTTTTTGATTGCTAAGTTGGATAATCGTAATGAACGTGCATATTCTTCCATATATTTATTAAAGTTGCTTGTTGAATAGAAGTAATGCGTAAAGTCAATTTCATTACCAATCACATAAGTACTGATCTGACCTTGTGCTTTTGACTGTGAATATCTGTTAGCTAAGAATTCCACCATCGCAATATAATAATCTCGACCTTTTCCATTTGATGTATTCGTTCCCCATGTTGTTTTACTAGCAGATGAATTGTATCTCAATTCTGCCGGATAGTTTGCATTGCTTTCTACCCATGGAATTAATACAGCAATAACATTCATACCGCGACGATTAGCATCTTGAATTTTTTGATCATATTCATCCACAACACTTTTATTAAAATAATAAGTTTGACCATTACTTTCAAAGGAAATAGCATCACTTGGTGCAGTTCCTGAATCCTGAGAATAAATCAAATTTTGTAAACCTAAGTTATAAGTAATTGAAGTTGCTTTTAAATCACTAGCATAGGTTGCTTTTGACAAATCATCTTCAGTATAAATCCCTTTAATAGACTTCTGAGTGTATCCCACTTTACCATATTTTGCTGCTACACTCGTTGCATAAATAGGCCCTTTGACAATTTTATTGCCACTTAAGATATAGTACTTATTATAGAGATGATCTCTTCCATCATTTCCATAACGTTCCCAAGACAATGTCTGAGATTTTCCCTTTGTAATAGAGCCAAGGTCAACCCCTTTTTCTAATACATTTGTACTGATCCCACGCATTTTATCCCCATTAGGATATTCATTAGCATTGTACGCATAAAGGTGTCCACTAGATGTTGGCTTCGTCACTTTAATAGATATTATATCAGCGCCAGCACTAACACTTAAACCTGTGGTCGCTTTTGCTTTAGCGTAGCTTTGACTTGTACTTACGGTTGCCATCATACTCATAGAAAGTAATCCAGCTAAAATAATTTTTTTCTTCATGTTATTTTTTCCTCCATATTATTAGTATAAATGACCCTATTTTTTCATTCAAGAACTATCCCATATTATCTCAAAAATTTCAGTTTCAGGCGATCGATCAGACTTAGCAATAAAGGATTTTTAAACAGTGCTAAAACGATCATATAAACAATAACGCCTATGCCAAAAGTAGCTAATAATTGTAATAAGATATTATGAAATGCGGAATGAACAATTATCCCTGTAATTAAGATCAGCCCTGAACCACAAATTGATGAAATGAAAACATGATCATGGGTCAAGAAATCTTTGAGATGTAAATGATCTTTGAAGCTGTAATAAACACTGATCAAAAACATGATCATTTCCGCCATCAGCGTTGTCAGAGCAGCCCCATTATATCCCCATAAAGGAATCATGATGAAGTTAGAGCCGACATTGACTAAACAGCTGATCACAGT harbors:
- a CDS encoding DUF5722 domain-containing protein, with protein sequence MKKKIILAGLLSMSMMATVSTSQSYAKAKATTGLSVSAGADIISIKVTKPTSSGHLYAYNANEYPNGDKMRGISTNVLEKGVDLGSITKGKSQTLSWERYGNDGRDHLYNKYYILSGNKIVKGPIYATSVAAKYGKVGYTQKSIKGIYTEDDLSKATYASDLKATSITYNLGLQNLIYSQDSGTAPSDAISFESNGQTYYFNKSVVDEYDQKIQDANRRGMNVIAVLIPWVESNANYPAELRYNSSASKTTWGTNTSNGKGRDYYIAMVEFLANRYSQSKAQGQISTYVIGNEIDFTHYFYSTSNFNKYMEEYARSLRLSNLAIKKYASNANVAVPFTHYWAKSAGQVYKECPSPSFAPKKMLDWLAKYTNARGAFDWAIAPHPYGVINTKSNQAYYDTKTGAINGNYKTSKELTFTNFEILDQYLSTSALKYKGKQRSVYLTESGASSGNMKATARFNEQAASLIQAYYKVANLKFVKSYNYYRLQDNEEEAKNSLTCGLLKPNGSKKPVYNIYKAIDTKSSNSKTKKYLKYVSYYKNGKTKVSGKKLKSWKDAMGVYKTKVNWNKKWKWSNIYRK
- a CDS encoding DUF5722 domain-containing protein, encoding MKKKVFAVVGVVIVIAVALACFYPRDKKQVNTTPLKQLGQATATVSKDQVIIQLKGIGSGGKAKVYAYGANQYCNDDHIRGISKEVKSTGTLVGDYNCGKSETLTVKRYNTHGYDGLYNKYYVIQKNKLLYGPFYATNIASEKQNIALKQKSIKGLFNENSTNLNYAKDLGANSVTMNLDLGTLLYANTHPADAYSMKVNGKTYYFNKANVDSIDSVVKASSQAGMNVIAVCNAWKNNDMNLFSQSLRYNSPKSTILMGTNTSNDTGRDQYIAMMEFLAHRYSQSAATGLISTYVISNEIDFTHYFYDCDDLNTFMEEYSRALRLSNLAIKKYAADVNVAVPFTHYWAKSAGEMFKECPGASLAPKDMVNWLASYTNARGAYDWAIGPHCYGTVNTKSNLAASDVNYKALTGNYKTSPQITFSNFELWNQYLSQPDLLYKGKQRSVYLTESGASSSKGTTQGLNEQAATLAQVYYKVAQMPFVKSFNYYRLNDHPEEAKNGLACGLLDTKNKKKPAYTVYKYIDTKDSTKYANPYLKYINFNKDGKTEMSVAKGTVKSWKDTMTVYTSSFDWNKQWDLNKIYLKK